A stretch of Amycolatopsis balhimycina FH 1894 DNA encodes these proteins:
- a CDS encoding helix-turn-helix transcriptional regulator, producing the protein MVKENALGEFLRARRAQVRPADLGLPAGGSRRVTGLRREEIALLAGVSTDYYIRLEQGRERNPSAQVVDALARGLALDDDAVAHLHRLARPAPKARRRARRREQVSPNLLRLMDGWPGTPAVVLDRCLTVLAHNALGQALFDGHTHSGDLVRLVFLDPDAREFYPDWERVAVNTVGGLRAAAGIDPDDPQLVETVGELSLKSEAFRRLWARHDIRQKTHETKRFHHRLVGELVLSYEALTVNSAPGQQLIVYQAEPGSPSEAALSLLGSLTAETAETRENTRRA; encoded by the coding sequence ATGGTCAAGGAGAACGCGCTCGGAGAGTTCCTCCGGGCCCGCCGCGCGCAGGTGCGGCCCGCCGACCTCGGCCTGCCCGCCGGCGGCTCGCGCCGGGTGACCGGGCTGCGGCGCGAGGAGATCGCGCTCCTGGCCGGGGTCAGCACCGACTACTACATCCGGCTCGAGCAGGGCCGGGAGCGGAACCCGTCGGCGCAGGTCGTCGACGCGCTGGCCCGCGGGCTGGCGCTGGACGACGACGCCGTCGCCCACCTGCACCGGCTGGCCCGCCCGGCCCCGAAGGCCCGTCGTCGCGCGCGGCGGCGGGAGCAGGTCAGCCCGAACCTGCTGCGCCTGATGGACGGCTGGCCGGGCACGCCCGCGGTGGTCCTGGACCGCTGCCTGACCGTGCTGGCGCACAACGCGCTGGGCCAGGCCCTGTTCGACGGGCACACCCACAGCGGAGACCTGGTCCGGCTGGTGTTCCTCGACCCGGACGCGCGCGAGTTCTACCCGGACTGGGAGCGCGTCGCGGTCAACACCGTCGGCGGCCTGCGCGCGGCGGCCGGGATCGACCCGGACGACCCGCAGCTCGTCGAGACCGTCGGTGAGCTGTCGCTCAAGAGCGAGGCGTTCCGCCGGCTGTGGGCCCGGCACGACATCCGGCAGAAGACCCACGAAACCAAGCGGTTCCACCACCGCCTGGTCGGCGAGCTCGTGCTGAGCTACGAAGCGCTGACCGTGAACAGCGCGCCCGGCCAGCAGCTGATCGTCTACCAGGCGGAGCCGGGCAGCCCGTCGGAAGCGGCACTGTCGCTGCTGGGCAGTCTCACCGCCGAAACAGCGGAAACCCGGGAAAACACTCGCCGGGCGTAA
- a CDS encoding oxidoreductase has translation MPENPVPENAVWFITGCSSGLGRALATAVLDRGLRAVVTARDPEQVADLAAGHGDRALVLPLDVTDHAQVVDAVKQAEAAFGRIDVLVGNAGYGYLAAVEEGEDDEVRKLFDTNVFGLADVTRAVLPGMRARRSGHIVTVSSLGGLAAFGATGYYHATKFAVEGLSESLAAEVAPLGIKVTIVEPAAFRTHWSGPSMRQSAIRIDDYAETAGARRAATTATYGHQPGDPVRAAEAVIDAVGAEEPPLRLLLGKAAYDIATARLDTLRSTFDTWRETTLGADFPEGTP, from the coding sequence ATGCCCGAAAACCCCGTACCCGAAAACGCTGTCTGGTTCATCACCGGCTGCTCTTCCGGCCTCGGCCGCGCACTGGCGACCGCCGTGCTCGACCGCGGACTGCGGGCGGTCGTCACCGCCCGCGACCCGGAGCAGGTGGCCGACCTGGCCGCCGGCCACGGCGACCGCGCGCTGGTCCTCCCGCTCGACGTCACCGACCACGCACAGGTCGTCGACGCTGTGAAGCAGGCCGAAGCGGCGTTCGGCCGGATCGACGTCCTGGTCGGCAACGCCGGCTACGGCTACCTCGCCGCGGTCGAAGAAGGCGAGGACGACGAGGTCCGCAAGCTGTTCGACACCAACGTCTTCGGCCTCGCCGACGTCACCCGCGCGGTGCTGCCGGGCATGCGGGCGCGCCGCAGCGGGCACATCGTCACCGTGTCGTCGCTCGGCGGCCTGGCCGCCTTCGGCGCCACCGGCTACTACCACGCGACGAAGTTCGCCGTGGAAGGGCTTTCGGAGTCACTGGCCGCCGAGGTGGCCCCGCTGGGCATCAAGGTGACCATCGTCGAGCCCGCGGCGTTCCGCACCCACTGGTCCGGGCCCTCGATGCGGCAGTCGGCGATCCGCATCGACGACTACGCCGAGACGGCGGGGGCCCGCCGGGCGGCGACGACCGCGACGTACGGCCACCAGCCGGGCGACCCGGTGCGCGCGGCCGAAGCGGTCATCGACGCCGTCGGCGCCGAAGAGCCTCCGCTTCGCCTGCTCCTCGGCAAGGCCGCCTACGACATCGCCACCGCCCGGCTCGACACCCTCCGATCCACGTTCGACACCTGGCGCGAGACCACCCTCGGCGCCGACTTCCCGGAAGGAACCCCGTGA
- a CDS encoding SDR family oxidoreductase — translation MKTVLITGASSGIGYATALRLAREGHHVVLGARREDRLTTLAKEIHDAGGTADVHRLDVTDRADVAAFADAAVAAHGRLDVFVANAGVMPLSRLDSLLVDEWDRMIDVNVRGLLHGIAAALPHFRRQGSGHFVTMASTGAHEVVPTAAVYCGTKYAARAITEGLRLEAGPGLRVTTVSPGVTESELADSITEAGAKAAMRDYRAVTLPPDAIAAAISYAIGQPDGVDVNEVIVRPAAQR, via the coding sequence GTGAAGACCGTCCTCATCACCGGTGCCAGCAGCGGCATCGGGTACGCCACCGCGCTGCGGCTGGCCCGCGAAGGCCACCACGTCGTCCTCGGCGCCCGCCGGGAAGACCGGCTGACGACGCTGGCGAAGGAGATCCACGACGCCGGCGGCACCGCGGACGTGCACCGCCTCGACGTCACCGACCGCGCGGACGTCGCCGCGTTCGCCGACGCCGCCGTGGCCGCGCACGGGCGGCTCGACGTCTTCGTCGCCAACGCCGGCGTGATGCCGTTGTCACGCCTGGATTCCCTGCTGGTCGACGAATGGGACCGGATGATCGACGTCAACGTCCGCGGCCTGCTGCACGGGATCGCGGCGGCTCTGCCGCACTTCCGGCGGCAGGGCTCCGGGCACTTCGTGACGATGGCCTCCACCGGCGCGCACGAGGTGGTGCCGACGGCCGCGGTGTACTGCGGCACCAAGTACGCGGCCCGGGCGATCACCGAAGGCCTGCGGCTGGAGGCCGGGCCCGGCCTCCGCGTCACGACCGTTTCGCCGGGCGTCACCGAGTCCGAACTGGCGGACAGCATCACCGAGGCCGGGGCGAAGGCGGCGATGCGGGACTACCGCGCGGTGACCCTCCCGCCCGACGCGATCGCCGCGGCGATCTCGTACGCCATCGGGCAGCCGGACGGCGTCGACGTGAACGAGGTCATCGTGCGGCCGGCCGCCCAGCGCTAG
- a CDS encoding NAD(P)H-hydrate dehydratase — translation MPISPALLRDRQIGTEDRGTVLVVGGARTVPGAPALSGTAALRAGAGTLQLAVAERHATAIGVSVPESSVFGLPETASGAIGGDAVDRLADVLPGAGAVVVGPGLTGVSETEDLLRRLVPAIAPDARVVLDAFALGALSRDPALAEPLAGRLLLTPNRVEAAYLDGCEEKDVDDLETAVRIAGRYGGVVLLMGVVAEPGGRTWRDGSGHVGLATSGSGDVLAGLTGGFLARGAAVDQAACWATHVHAVAGRRLIPGTGSTGLLARELVAEIPRVIAELER, via the coding sequence GTGCCGATCAGCCCGGCCCTGTTGCGGGACAGGCAGATCGGCACCGAAGACCGCGGAACCGTCCTCGTCGTCGGCGGGGCCCGGACCGTACCGGGGGCACCGGCGCTGTCCGGGACCGCCGCCCTGCGCGCCGGGGCCGGCACGCTGCAGCTGGCGGTCGCCGAACGGCACGCGACGGCCATCGGCGTTTCGGTACCCGAGTCGTCGGTGTTCGGCCTGCCCGAGACGGCGTCCGGCGCGATCGGCGGCGACGCCGTCGACCGGCTCGCCGACGTGCTGCCCGGGGCCGGCGCCGTCGTCGTCGGTCCCGGCCTCACCGGCGTCTCCGAGACCGAAGACCTGCTGCGGCGGCTGGTGCCCGCCATCGCCCCGGACGCGCGGGTGGTGCTCGACGCGTTCGCGCTCGGCGCGCTGAGCCGGGACCCGGCGCTTGCGGAACCCTTGGCGGGCCGGCTCCTGCTCACCCCGAACCGGGTCGAAGCCGCCTACCTCGACGGGTGCGAGGAGAAGGACGTCGACGACCTGGAGACCGCGGTGCGGATCGCCGGCCGCTACGGCGGCGTGGTGCTGCTCATGGGCGTGGTCGCCGAGCCGGGCGGGCGCACCTGGCGGGACGGGAGCGGCCACGTCGGGCTGGCGACGTCCGGCAGCGGCGACGTGCTGGCCGGGCTGACCGGCGGCTTCCTCGCCCGCGGCGCGGCCGTCGACCAGGCGGCCTGCTGGGCGACGCACGTCCACGCCGTGGCCGGCCGGCGGCTGATCCCCGGCACCGGGAGCACCGGGCTGCTGGCCCGGGAGCTGGTGGCGGAGATCCCGCGGGTCATCGCGGAGCTGGAACGCTGA
- a CDS encoding histidine phosphatase family protein produces MSVDLEWVGVLRHGQSAGNVAREEAESAGADVIDIAERDADVPLTELGEEQAKAAGEFLSGRPLDVVITSTYRRAWDTARLAAPDGVAVVPDERLRDRELGVLDLLTSHGVRERWPDELRRKRRLGKFYYRPPGGESWADVVLRLRSLLAELSVQRPGGRVLLAAHEMTIFGLRYLLEGLPEPDLMRAADATEVPNGSVTAWERDRDGGFTMVLAQEVGHLHATGTPPTTDDDAAQQLS; encoded by the coding sequence GTGAGCGTCGACTTGGAATGGGTGGGCGTGCTTCGGCACGGACAGAGCGCCGGGAACGTGGCGCGGGAAGAGGCGGAGTCGGCGGGGGCGGACGTGATCGACATCGCCGAGCGCGATGCCGACGTGCCGCTCACGGAACTGGGGGAGGAGCAGGCGAAGGCCGCCGGGGAGTTTCTGTCCGGGCGCCCGCTGGACGTCGTGATCACCTCGACCTACCGCCGGGCCTGGGACACCGCCCGGCTGGCCGCGCCGGACGGCGTGGCGGTCGTCCCGGATGAACGGCTGCGCGACCGCGAGCTCGGCGTCCTGGACCTGCTCACCTCGCACGGCGTCCGCGAGCGGTGGCCCGACGAGCTGCGGCGCAAGCGGCGGCTGGGCAAGTTCTACTACCGGCCGCCGGGCGGCGAGTCCTGGGCCGACGTCGTGTTGCGGCTGCGGTCCCTGCTCGCCGAACTGAGTGTCCAGCGGCCCGGCGGCCGCGTGCTGCTGGCCGCGCACGAGATGACGATCTTCGGCCTGCGGTACCTGCTGGAAGGCCTGCCGGAACCCGACCTGATGCGGGCCGCGGACGCCACCGAGGTACCGAACGGCTCGGTGACGGCCTGGGAACGCGACCGCGACGGCGGGTTCACGATGGTCCTCGCCCAGGAGGTCGGCCACCTGCACGCCACCGGCACCCCACCGACGACGGACGACGATGCCGCGCAGCAGCTCTCCTGA
- a CDS encoding PP2C family protein-serine/threonine phosphatase gives MSRSLDAHDRLQQLETIIGAPADHLGLAELLTETLRRLREVMAVDTATVLRYQANGRQLVAFAAAGIEEEVHQGVRVPVGSGFAGKVALERAPVIIDHVDESTVVNSLLWERGLHSMLGVPMLAGTELVGVLHVGSVAPRLFGEPDVATLQLLADRLAMAIQVEALEENRTATVALQRSLLPSSLPEVPGLAFGARYVPGAETGLGGDWYDLFSLPGDRLGVVMGDVSGHGLEAAVIMGRLRSALRAYALDCESPAEVLAKLDRKANHFEHGAMATVAYGIIGPSREALTLSLAGHLPPVLALPGEAGRLVDVPPDPPIGLTIGRPERRTNVIALPPGAVLAFYTDGLVERRDRPVDTGMHQLEAAVHAGEPERVCARIMAAMIGNRPAQDDVALLAIQRRAVPAGS, from the coding sequence ATGTCGCGAAGTCTCGACGCCCACGACCGGCTGCAGCAGCTGGAGACGATCATCGGTGCGCCGGCCGACCACCTCGGTCTGGCCGAGCTGCTCACCGAAACGCTGCGGCGCCTGCGTGAGGTCATGGCGGTCGACACCGCGACTGTGCTGCGGTACCAGGCCAACGGCCGTCAGCTCGTGGCCTTCGCGGCGGCGGGCATCGAGGAGGAGGTCCACCAGGGCGTGCGGGTGCCGGTCGGCAGCGGGTTCGCCGGCAAGGTCGCGCTCGAACGGGCACCGGTCATCATCGACCACGTCGACGAAAGCACCGTGGTGAACTCCCTGCTCTGGGAGCGGGGACTGCACTCCATGCTCGGCGTCCCCATGCTGGCCGGGACGGAGCTCGTCGGCGTGCTGCACGTCGGTTCCGTCGCGCCGCGGCTCTTCGGTGAGCCCGACGTGGCCACCCTGCAGCTGCTCGCCGACCGCCTCGCGATGGCGATCCAGGTGGAGGCGCTCGAGGAGAACCGCACCGCCACCGTGGCCCTGCAGCGCAGCCTGCTGCCGAGCAGCCTGCCCGAGGTGCCCGGCCTGGCCTTCGGCGCCCGGTACGTGCCCGGCGCGGAGACCGGCCTCGGCGGCGACTGGTACGACCTGTTCTCCCTGCCGGGTGACCGGCTCGGCGTCGTGATGGGCGACGTCTCCGGCCACGGCCTCGAAGCGGCCGTGATCATGGGACGGCTGCGCAGCGCCCTGCGCGCCTACGCACTCGACTGCGAAAGCCCGGCCGAGGTGCTCGCCAAGCTCGACCGGAAGGCCAACCACTTCGAGCACGGCGCGATGGCCACAGTGGCGTACGGGATCATCGGCCCGAGCCGCGAGGCGCTGACGCTGTCCCTCGCGGGGCACCTGCCCCCGGTGCTGGCCCTGCCCGGCGAGGCGGGCCGGCTGGTGGACGTTCCCCCGGACCCGCCGATCGGGCTGACCATCGGCCGGCCCGAACGGCGTACCAACGTGATCGCCCTGCCGCCCGGTGCGGTACTCGCCTTCTACACCGACGGGCTGGTCGAACGGCGGGACCGTCCGGTGGACACCGGCATGCACCAGCTCGAGGCGGCGGTCCACGCCGGGGAGCCGGAGCGCGTCTGTGCGCGGATCATGGCCGCGATGATCGGCAACCGGCCGGCCCAGGACGACGTCGCGCTGCTGGCCATCCAGCGCCGGGCCGTCCCGGCCGGGTCCTGA
- a CDS encoding STAS domain-containing protein produces MTEHTHTEGSATAVPFGEFRIGRTEQDGAIIVEVAGDVDTTTAPALVQAADTALAEQPPVLVVDLSRVEFLASPGLTALLTIHRNARPGTAVRIVASGRATLRPIQLTGLEESLSLFPTREAALTGS; encoded by the coding sequence ATGACCGAGCACACCCACACCGAGGGCTCGGCCACCGCTGTGCCGTTCGGGGAATTCCGGATCGGCCGGACGGAGCAGGACGGCGCGATCATCGTCGAGGTCGCCGGCGACGTCGACACGACGACCGCGCCGGCGCTCGTCCAGGCCGCCGACACCGCGCTGGCGGAGCAGCCGCCGGTGCTGGTGGTCGACCTCAGCCGCGTCGAGTTCCTCGCCTCACCCGGCCTGACGGCCTTGCTGACGATCCACCGGAACGCCAGACCGGGCACCGCGGTCCGGATCGTCGCGTCCGGCCGGGCGACCCTGCGCCCGATCCAGCTGACCGGGCTCGAGGAAAGCCTGTCGCTGTTCCCGACCCGCGAGGCGGCGCTGACCGGGTCCTGA
- a CDS encoding STAS domain-containing protein, with translation MAERDVTGGGLGDAGSVALEDRNGTAVLHVDGALDLALAPKLRQLVERAARLRPAMVVIDLTGVTFLASAGMAELVRAHRGPAASVPLRVVASGRITLRPLELTCLTDELAIYPSLSEALAS, from the coding sequence ATGGCCGAAAGAGACGTGACCGGGGGCGGACTCGGCGACGCGGGGTCGGTGGCACTGGAGGACCGGAACGGCACGGCCGTGCTGCACGTCGACGGCGCCCTCGACCTCGCGCTGGCGCCCAAGCTCCGGCAGCTGGTCGAACGCGCGGCGCGGCTGCGGCCCGCGATGGTCGTCATCGACCTGACCGGCGTGACTTTCCTGGCCTCGGCCGGGATGGCCGAACTCGTCCGGGCGCACCGCGGGCCCGCCGCGTCGGTGCCGCTGCGCGTGGTGGCCAGCGGCCGGATCACCTTGCGGCCGCTGGAACTGACCTGCCTGACCGACGAGCTCGCGATCTACCCGTCGCTGTCCGAGGCGCTGGCCTCCTGA
- a CDS encoding PP2C family protein-serine/threonine phosphatase, with protein sequence MTSPPGFDAVLDAVRRAFVDDAGAPVATAVRALGPAETRAVLGCHVAVAVTDSALLADLVPGKEITHAIAVAADGREHGAVVYTTAETGELPSAVATAIDAVTTPLAGTVRRLQSEAAVLDALHSTGRELTAQLEIDRIVQDATDAATKATGAGFGAFFYNLVDEFGESYTLYTLSGVPREAFARFPMPRNTAVFGPTFDGTGTVRSPDITKDPRFGKNAPYHGMPEGHLPVCSYLAVSVLGPTSGEVLGGFFFGHPEPDRFTARHEYLAEGIAGYSAIALDNARLYERERTLATELARGMLPVAPPTPGLDVLTRYLPAATGSKVGGDWFDVIRLPSGATAFVIGDVVGHGVTAATVMGQVRTAVRSYALLELPPSEVLRNASELTVGLLGESFVTCFYAVHRPADGTLTYANAGHLPAILVRTDGSLDQIGEALAQPLGVGSVFPQRTTAFPPGADLVLYTDGLVESRTRDLTIGVEWLLAGIPELLTATDLGTAWDKLVEELTRGRHDDDIAVIHVRHRGEDGT encoded by the coding sequence ATGACGTCCCCGCCGGGGTTCGACGCCGTGCTCGACGCCGTGCGCCGGGCGTTCGTCGACGACGCCGGTGCTCCGGTGGCCACCGCGGTCCGGGCTCTCGGCCCGGCCGAAACGCGCGCGGTGCTCGGCTGTCACGTCGCGGTCGCCGTGACCGACTCCGCGCTGCTGGCGGATTTGGTGCCGGGTAAGGAAATCACCCACGCGATCGCCGTCGCCGCGGACGGCAGGGAGCACGGCGCAGTGGTCTACACCACTGCCGAAACCGGTGAGCTGCCGTCCGCCGTCGCCACCGCCATCGACGCCGTCACCACGCCCCTGGCCGGTACCGTGCGGCGGCTGCAGAGCGAAGCCGCGGTGCTCGACGCCCTCCACTCCACCGGCCGCGAGCTGACCGCCCAGCTCGAAATCGACCGGATCGTGCAGGACGCGACCGACGCGGCCACGAAGGCGACCGGAGCCGGTTTCGGCGCGTTCTTCTACAACCTGGTCGACGAGTTCGGCGAGTCGTACACGCTCTACACGCTTTCGGGCGTGCCGCGCGAGGCGTTCGCCCGGTTCCCGATGCCGCGCAACACCGCGGTGTTCGGCCCGACCTTCGACGGCACCGGCACCGTCCGCAGTCCCGACATCACGAAGGACCCGCGGTTCGGGAAGAACGCGCCGTACCACGGGATGCCGGAAGGCCACCTGCCCGTGTGCAGCTACCTGGCCGTGTCCGTGCTCGGCCCGACGAGCGGGGAGGTGCTGGGCGGCTTCTTCTTCGGCCACCCGGAACCGGACCGGTTCACCGCGCGGCACGAATACCTCGCCGAGGGCATCGCCGGCTACTCGGCCATCGCGCTGGACAACGCCCGCCTGTACGAACGCGAGCGCACCCTCGCCACGGAACTGGCCCGCGGCATGCTGCCGGTCGCCCCGCCCACCCCCGGCCTCGACGTGCTCACCCGGTACCTGCCCGCGGCCACCGGGAGCAAGGTGGGCGGCGACTGGTTCGACGTGATCCGGCTGCCCTCGGGCGCCACCGCGTTCGTCATCGGGGACGTCGTCGGCCACGGCGTCACGGCCGCGACCGTGATGGGCCAGGTCCGGACCGCCGTCCGCAGCTACGCCCTGCTGGAGCTGCCCCCTTCGGAGGTCCTGCGCAACGCCTCCGAACTGACCGTCGGGCTGCTCGGCGAAAGCTTCGTGACCTGCTTCTACGCGGTCCACCGGCCGGCCGACGGCACGCTGACCTACGCCAACGCCGGCCACCTCCCCGCGATCCTGGTCCGCACGGACGGCTCGCTCGACCAGATCGGCGAGGCGCTGGCGCAGCCGCTGGGCGTCGGCTCGGTCTTTCCCCAGCGCACCACGGCGTTCCCGCCCGGCGCGGACCTGGTGCTGTACACCGACGGGCTGGTCGAGAGCCGCACCCGCGACCTCACGATCGGTGTCGAGTGGCTGCTGGCGGGTATCCCGGAGCTGCTGACCGCCACCGACCTCGGCACGGCATGGGACAAGCTCGTCGAGGAACTGACCCGCGGCCGGCACGACGACGACATCGCCGTCATCCACGTGCGCCACCGCGGAGAGGACGGCACATGA
- a CDS encoding ATP-binding protein, which produces MTDPLPPGAPAPPASFHRRSAAVADRLPDLREALGRWLDTLGLSVDRQEDVVLAGYEAMANSAEHAYRDREPGPIDVRAEALPGRLTVTVSDYGTWQPPAETNGIRGRGLLLIDSLADHCAQVHRDDGTTVTMTWLTEDLPAD; this is translated from the coding sequence ATGACGGACCCGCTCCCGCCGGGCGCCCCCGCGCCCCCGGCCTCGTTCCACCGGCGCTCGGCCGCGGTCGCCGACCGGCTGCCGGACCTGCGCGAAGCACTGGGCCGCTGGCTGGACACGCTCGGCCTGAGCGTCGACCGGCAGGAAGACGTCGTCCTCGCCGGCTACGAGGCGATGGCGAACTCGGCCGAGCACGCCTACCGCGACCGCGAGCCGGGCCCGATCGACGTCCGGGCCGAAGCGCTGCCCGGGCGGCTGACGGTGACGGTCAGCGACTACGGCACCTGGCAGCCACCGGCGGAGACGAACGGGATACGCGGACGCGGCCTGCTGCTCATCGACAGCCTCGCCGACCACTGCGCCCAGGTGCACCGCGACGACGGCACGACGGTCACGATGACCTGGCTGACCGAGGATCTTCCGGCGGACTGA